From the Passer domesticus isolate bPasDom1 unplaced genomic scaffold, bPasDom1.hap1 HAP1_SCAFFOLD_111, whole genome shotgun sequence genome, the window TCATCACCGCCACTCAGATCATCAACTCTCAGTTCAtcaagggagagaggagtctctcttGGACCACAGTCTTCCTTAGCAAACACGGTTCAAACCTTTTGTAATTCCATGCTGTAGCTCTCGTATGCTGCAGTCACTTGGAGCGAAGGGGCACCggccagctgctccctggatgGCCCAAGGGGCGCTACAAGACTGGCCACTGCCGGGCTCTCGCTGAGACTGCCCAGGTAGCGGTGGCAGCTGCAGTGTGGGTGATGCAGCCTGGTGGGAGGTACGAGGTCCCGAGACAAAGGAATGAAAGAAGGAACACTTGTAGAAGTTCCAAAGAAACATTATTCCAACAAGGGTCTGGCTAGCCCTTATGAAGAGAGTGGGAGTGGGGTGTGGAGACATGAGGGAACCAATAGGTGAAGGCAAAGGGAGTATTACATAAAACAAAAGGACCAATGAGAATTACatggaggagggaggaagccCTGAGGACAAATCAGGAACCAGATTGGGGATGAGTGATAAGGAAGTCTCTCGAAAAAAGGAGGGGGAGTTAGCATGACAGACAGGGGCGGGAGGCAGCACCACGGGGATTGACATAACTGTATAAGGGCATGAGGGGAGGAACAAGGGACTACTCACTTTGATGGGCAGGCCAGTGGCgggaaaaacaggggaaaaacaaCTTTGGGACAATGTCTCCGTCTCTCTGGGTGCCTCCCAGTGAaccccggccagccccgggtCGGCAGACAAAGGGGGGGCAGCCCCGACGCGACCGACAGCAGTGGGACACTCTCTGGTGCCCCGAGGGTACTGAGGACAGCTAGGCTAGTCACccttgcagcagaagagacgCTGGAGACATCAGAAGAGGATAAAAGGCCGACTCTCAGCAGGGGGCCAGTCCAAGGTTTATTCGGAGCTCCCGAGGGAGCCCCACACCTCAGTGGGCGCCTTGCTCACAGTAAAACAAAGAAATCTCAAGGTTACATTTAAAGGGGAGGAGGAAATGGAAGGTAGATACATTTGCTGACCAATAAAGACCCTTCAGGGATGAAACCTTAGGGATGGACATTTGGGATAGCGTATAAAATAATACTTAGGGGGCTGACTTCTGGCCTCAGACTAATCACTCAACAACTTTGACTGAAAGTTCTAGATAGAGGGGATGGGATgctgagtgactgacagagagccagggcggggatttgggggatgaTCTCAACACAGGAGAATGATTACACAGGTAGAGGAAGGGGGTACAAAAGGGGTAGatcatttggggaaaataaggggaaacaaaatcaaaactatTACAAAGTATTACAAAGTATAAAAGCACACTACAACAGGACAAACCATCATGAGGGGTTTacacagaggggaaaaaggaacAGACCATGTCTTAAACTAACAAAGAATAACTAATTTTTATAACAACTTCTACTTTTAAAACACAGAACGCCACACCATGTCACACATGGCACTGCCTGGAGAAAATCTGCCGTCGTGACATCCTCCTTCCATGAcacagtgctctcaccactgttGACGGACCAAAACTGCTTATAGGGTTCCCTTTTAAGGATGCTTTGCCAAGTACCAAAGAATTACCATCTCTCATCTGGGAACAACAGTCCCCCACATTTTCACTTCCCCTGGGGCCAAGGGTCttgagaacagagatcttccctgAAGACAGAGGGCACCACCACACCCTCTTCATCTTCCTCTGTTCCCTCCACTCCTGCACTTGGCATCACTGCCAACAGGTCACTCTTGTGGCTCAAGACATTGCAaccccctaaatgcagtctctgtgttACAGGAAATTAGTTCCATCTACGGCTATAcaagaaaagtccagccaaaggcCACTCTATCATCTCCTCTCACCTAGGATTCTTCCTCATCTTCTTCTGACCATCCTTCACTTGCTCAGACATTCACCACACCTGCCCAGTTCCTTCTATTTCATGTCTGTCTCTCTTCTCGGTCAAACCAAGGAGGACTAGTGTTTTGTAAAGTTTTCATTGTCCAAGAAAAGGGTTAAAATCTCGGGCTCTGCCCGCCCACAACTCCCATGGCGACGGGCACTTTCTtgccccacccccccccccgccccccttctccttctctttctcgGATGCGCTGTGGGCACATGACATCAAATTTCAAGGTGGCACAAGCACAGGCTCTCTCTGTCTCGGAGGGCTGCCTGATGCCTCTCAGTGTTCCTCCAGCCTTCTGTCCTGCAGGGGCTCTGACCAACCTCAGCCCAGGCCACATGGCTTCCCCTCCTCCACCCAGCccatggctgggctggggaaggtCTGAGCTCTTCACCGACCAGAACCAAGAGAGAGTTCCCTTAGGAGTTCTCTGTTTTTAACctcctgtgttctcagaggcatgTCCATGTctccagtggccacaccaggtgccaaCATTCAAATCTGACCATTGATTGCTTTGACCACAACTTCCCGAAAAACTCACTTCCCTGTCAACCCAGGGCACCACCCTCTATGATGGTAGAGTCTGCTCTGtggcctcacaccctactcTAGGATGATCTCTGACATCATGGCTCCCgcagtgatgtcacaaaccctgctctgtgatgtcatactgctgctctgtaatgtcacagcacatggtgacctcacagcctgctctatgatgtcacacagtcccctctatgatgctgtagctgctcaatGAGCTCACCCAGCAAAcactgtgatgtcatagcccaatctgtgctgtcacacaacactctctgtgctgtcacacagaccctttctgacatcacagctgctctgtgcttttatgacacagccacagaggtgctgctgtgacactgcccctGTTTGGGacatcccacagcccctgccagtgctgagcccctgtgagctctgtctgtgccctgcacatgtgcctgagctgccctggcagtgccccagccctgctgggctgtgcacaggagcttctcctggccagagctgtctctctgcagcgctgcccttgccaggagctgcctctgggccaggagcctggcccagctcagcagcacagacacagcataAAGACTTTAATGCCCCTCTCAGGGCTTTAGTGCTGTTTGCAACAGACTCATCAGtgcctcagagtgtgctcaaaaaCCTCTAAACAATTCAAAGTCAGACTGAAACAGAGAAGTTTTCTTGAAGGGTTAATGGGTCCACTGAAGgacagcctctggggaaaaacccttttcctgagatccagcctaagcctgccccgactcagctgcagccgttccctccagtcctgtccctgggcaccagagggaagaggttgccacagccccagccagggactgGCTCCctaggctgttgccatggcaacctGTGCTGCTActagctgggatgctcggtctCCACGGACCAaagtttaggaatgggattcctcaATTTCCTGCTGTCACTAAAACCGCGCTGCCATtcactgccctcccacctcccagggaaagcacaaaaggcaaagatcccaggctgggataagaacaatttattgggaACGGCAACCAGATAAGGAACAAACagaaacagcaacaatattgaaCACCGAAGGGATACGAAAAACTATTGACAGGGAAAACTATGTAACCACCAACTGTCTCTTCCCAACCACCTAtatcctcctgcctggaaaggacacccttctccacGGGGGACAGAGAAACTCCCTTTCCTGCCcttggcaatgacctgaggtgggagtgaatggAATGACACGGCCATGGGCAGACCCTGATGTCCTTGGACCCACGTCATGTCATTgacaggggcaggagaagggacaggtgtcttcccagcatggttCACACAGAACATGGATTGTCAGGGCTCTTCCCAATGCGGGTCCCCCAGTGGGAGAAGAAGCTGGAGCAGTGCACAAAGCTCTACCTGCAGttggggcatttgcagggcttcccttactggtgcTTCCGTTGGTGTTTGGTCAAGGCAGATCTCTGGGTGATGCTCAttccacactggggacactcatagggcctctccccagtgtgtgTGCGCCAGTGGATGACGAGgtgggagttttgcttgaagccctttccgcagtcagggcagcgaaaaggcctctcctctgtgtgaatgcGCTCATGCAGAAGGAGAtgggagctggtctgaaacctcttcccacactcagaacactcatagggcctctccccagtgtgtgTGCACCGGTGGATGACGAGGTGGGAGTTTTGCTTGAGGGCCTTTCCGCAGTCAGGGCAGCGAaaaggcctctcctctgtgtgaatgcGCTCACGCAGAAGGAGATGGAAGCTTATccgaaacctcttcccacacccAGAACACTCATAGGGTCTCTCCCCGGTGTGGACCCTCTGGTGCACAGTCAGGTcggagctgcagctgaagcccttcccacatgcCCCACACTTGcagggccattccccagtgtggatcatctggtggcggaGCAGGTGattgctctgcctgaagctcttcccacactccgagcacttgtagggcttcttcTTGCTCATgcaccaccagctctgagcccTGTCTGAAGCTTTGTCCACCttgctggcacagggtggatctttcctcctcagagcaccctgggctgggcttgGAGCGCCTCCTCCTGTGAGATctccagggcttttcctccctgttGGATTCTTGTGCCGTGGAGCCACTCAAAACAGCCTGTTCCACAAGGTGCTGCtgcggggatttgtcctccctgctctccatcctcagctccttgcctgggggaggaaggacaaggacaggaggGGATTTGCcgctgtgccacagggaaggggaaggagatcctcccagtgcatccctggcaggacggtGTCTGGAgcggggttgtcctgcagccagtggccatgctgggctgggagatggagcaggagagaggcgGAAAGGGGcgctgacttcctcctcacctgcctggctGTCCTGGGGCATTGTCTccgtttgaaaagacaggtgttggctgaggaaggcaggaaccaccctagaaatggaaaatgtaaaccccctccttccaaattagtataatttttaaattaacgGTCTCACAAGCAAAGGTAGGGGAATAGGAATAATAGTTATTtagcagaaaaatgaaaacataaataCAATAGTAAAAATCAAAAACACTGACAGGTTCAGAATACAACCTGTGGGTCACAGTGGTGGCATCAGTCCCAATAAATGGTGGCTTCAGTCCTCCTGCAGTggcaggtgtggttctgttgaagcagtgttcctgtagaagggtggagttttcctctgaagatccagtggtggtggtgttgggcctggtcttcctctgggaatccagtggaaaaggctggcTCTGGTCTTCCAACCTCTggttatatccaggtaggaaagcttggctcctccccctgggcggagcttCTCACAATGGGATAATGGgcttttatcagtcatgcagtgggACTCAATGGCTCATTAGCAGAAGATATCTCCCAGCAGGGAGGAtgggttgtggaagagataaagacaACTGCCCAGCtgacagaagataactgccccatCAGATAGGACTAGAATACACCCCCCATTTCCAACCTGAGATAGCTGGTAAATGCTTTGCCTGTGAAAGAAACAGTGTTCTCCACTTTTCTCCAGGGAAGTATTTTTCATGAAGCAGTTGAGGGAGGGGCCGATTGActctgctttctagaggaacCCCTTCAGAGGCTCTCTCCCAGATTTGCCCTGGACCAGGGCAAACACTGAACAGCCCTGACTGTCTAagcctggctctgtcccagaggtgctccagcccttggagtgTCTTGGCAGCCTGCTCTGGAACTGCTCCATCGGGTCCAAGATTGTGCTGTGCTGAAGACCCTGTTGAAAATTGTTTCTGAGAATGGAACAGTCAGTAGAAGAGGGGAAACCCATCCTTCCTGAAATGCTGGCACAACTGCAGGGACAGTTTCCCTGGCCCACAACACATCTCCGATGGATCCACAGGTCCCTGTGGaaagagagaagcagaagcctTCACTAAGGCCCTGGAACGGCAAACAAGACTCACTGCCTTTGACAACTCTCGGGAACCACTTCTCAGTGGATTTTGCTTCCTGGAAGGCCAAGATGTCTGAATATCTTCCTGGTGCCTGGGGCCCTGGGTAAAATGGGCTAATCGGAGATGCTGGCAGGTGACCAACACCCCTCCTCCTGACTTGGCAGCTCTGTTTGCCCAATTAGCCCtcagtggctgcctggggacaaaCACCTGCACCCCTCTATCCCTCAGGATGGGCACATCTTGCTCAGGGCCAGCGCTGGCCTTGGTTCAGGTTCAGGGCATGGCAGAGCCGCAGTGTTGGGACAAGGGCCTAGGGAAGCTGCAGCCTGTtgcagccagggacagggctggagttTGAGCCTTGTTAGGGATGGGGTCCCTGGCACCCTGCATGtgtggcagctgtgcagagcaggacacgggtgctctgggtgggcaTGGTGGCTCTGGGTGGGACAGGGTGAGGGTCAGGCCAGCAGACATTCCCATCTGGaatctgctctggggctggagatggtttCGGCCTTGCAGGGAAGGGGAAATGGCGTGGTCTGGCTGTGGGAACAAGCACACCTGAGGCATTCCCCAAGCCTCAGCCCTGTCTTCAGGTGATCAACATTGCCCGGTGCTCCCCAGTGTCTCCAGTGACTGCAGATCCCAATCACCTGCCTACCCTTGATTTAAAGTCCTGCCATATTCCTGTTTTCCCTGGGTCTGGGCTCGTCCTGCCCCAGGAAGAGGGGTCAGTGCCCACTGCTGTTTCCTCAAAGTGCCAGAACAGGAATAGGGGCAACTCTGCTCAGATCTGatgggttttgggatgggatcagctctgagctgtcccacagggaaagctctgggagggaaggttcagcaggagatggggggGATCTGGCTCTGGGGGCCGTTGTaggatggattgtgttggaCTGGGGGATTGTCCCCACCAGGGATCCATCTGCTTCCAGCTCTCCCATGTGCAGACCACCCTCCATCAGGGAATCCCAGAAAGCCCAAGAGGTCTGAAtgtcctcctgctgctttgggcCCTGGGTGAACAGGGCTTATCCCAGATGCTGGCAGGGGACCAGCATCCCTCCTCCTCACAGGGTATCTCTGCTACCCCAATTATCTCTGAGTGGCTGCATGGAGACAGGTTCCAGCTTCCCCATGTCCCTTGGGATGGacacatcctgctcagggcctGTGCCTGCCTGGGCCCAGAGCCAGGGAATTGACTCAACTGCTCTGGAAGGGCACAGTGGCTACAGGTGTTAAAGGCTGAGGGTCAGGCCAGGGCTTATTCCCTTCTGGACTCACCTCTGCAGCTGGAGATTGGATGGTTAGGGATCTGCAGGGAAAGGGATAGAGGGTTGGCTGGATGTGGCAATTGCCACGCCTGAGCAATTGCCTAGCCCTCAGCCTTGTCTGCAGGTGATCAACATtgcccagtgctccccagtGCCTCCTGTGATTGGAGATGCCAATTACTCACCTGATCCCATGTGCCTTGTTCCCCATGTCCTACCACATGTTGGGGCTGGGGTCAGCTCTGGGGTCTCCCagagggaaagctctgggagaGGAGGGACATCAGGACATGGGGGATCTGGCTCTGGGGAGCTGTTGGAGGGTGGATTGTGTTGGAGTGGGGGGTTGTCTGCACAGGGGATCCAGCTGCCTTCACCTTATTGCCTGCCCCCCTTTGCCCCCCAGGTGCCTGGGcccttccaggggcagctgccccaTGCAGGGAGCTGGAGGGATGCTGGGCAAGGGGGCTGGATGTCTGCCACAGGTAGGGTGGactctctgccagggcaggagacTGTGCCAAGCTGGGCTTTGGCCTGGGGGCTGTcagggagggtgcagggaggagtccAGCAAGGAATAAAGTTGCTTCTGCCCTGATGCCgcctcagccagtgctgctcagtGCCAGAGGAAGATGAAGTTGGCTGCGCTCAGCGTGGCCCTGCTCTTctccaccctgctgtgccccccagcACAGGCCAAGGTGAGGCACCAGCGAAACACTGTGCCCACATCCTGCCCTTTGTAGCCTCCCATCCCACCTTGTTGGTCTCTTCAGAAACtttttccctgctctctgctctgtgtcctATCCAGGGTCCCCAATGTCCTCCCACTGGCAGTTCCTCAGGCCTTTCCTTCCATGTCCCCCCTCAATCCTTTGCCTTTCTTCCtggccactgcagcaggatCCCCCTGTACAACTCCCTGACTCACACCGCCCCCAAACCCTCTCTCAGTCCTGTCACTTTTGGCCTCACCCGTCCTTATTCGTCTGTCCCCACCAAGCCCCTCCCTTGCACTCCCATGTCCCTACACTGCAATTCCTTTATCCTCCCCTGTACCTTACACCGTGCTCCTTCCACAACCAAGCCCAGCCCATTGGACTCTCAAGCTAGCCCAGGTCAGTGTCTTTGGGTCTCCCCCCTGAAACAGATGTCCCAGGAGGCCCTGAATTCTCATCCCTTTGcctccagcctgctccctgcacccgTGTCCTCCAATAGCACCACAAGGTCCAAGCCAGACTAAACTTTTGTTCTCCTTCCCCAGGCACTCCTGGATGGAACCCAAGATGATCTCTGGGAGGTGAGTGGGGTGCTGGGATTGGAGGGCATCCCCTCAGGGAATTGGGGAGCAGTTTGTTCCCCCGCATCCtttgctggcactggggacatcccagtgaCCAGCGAGGTCTCCTGGTCTCTCTGCAGTTGGATTGAGACAATGTTGAGATCCTGCAAATGCCTCCAGTAGCACGAGTTCTGCTGGTGTCAGACCCTGCCCTTGCatggccagcagagcccaggccatcccagtctgtcccagcacagcccagtgcagccCTGCTGATGCCCTAGACAATACCCCTGCCCTGCAGATCCTTTCCCAGGGCCCCCATTGCATTCCCATCGCTGTCACCCCAGGACCTGCCTGGATGGCCCAGGACAcagcccctggcccagctgtgcctcttggccaggagcccagtgcttctgggcaggagcacagcagctcctgcacctcaTGACTTCCACAGACCCTTCCCCTATGGATCTACTTGCTTCCCCCTTTcctctcagcccagcccagtgtccccagtgtgtctCTAACGCTGCTGCCTtttcccccagccccctgtggCTGAAAAGCTGGTGGGTGTTCTGTGGCCTGGCTGCCTCTCTGGATGCCTAAGtgagcagtgcctgcagggagagggctggggacaaggcccTTCTCAGAGCCCAGCGGGCATCAGAGGTCACCTTCTGGGTTTTGTCTTTTAGGATTGGAAGTTGTGGGAACACTGGTGTCCTGATCCTGGCAGTATGAGGAGATGATCATGCCTGGAGGAACACCCTGACCCCTTTGAGCCCTGGGCCGTTTCCCCTGAATTATCAATACACCCTTGCAGcattttgtgtctgtgtgtctgtgtgcatgtgtattTTACAATCAAAGTCCCCCAAATTTCCAAGAGGTTTTCCCAGAGGTGTTGTCTTCTCCCTGTGTCCGTCACTCTGTTACTGTCACCTCCAGACATCTCTGACCCCACTGGCACCTCCCAGGTTTGCACTGAatgcctccctcctgccctccaccTCCAGGAAtgaccatggcagggagctcagagcaggagcacccAGGCCAGGGGTAATGCCAGGATAAGGAGcccctggcagaggcaggaggaatCCCCCATTCCAGGGGGTTGTGGGGTGCAAGGGGGGCacctgtgtctcctcccagccccagggttACAAACCAGGGAGGAGATgactcagctgcctcagctgaatTGCTTCCTTCAGCCCTTGGCCCAAGAAGTATCTGGCTGAAGCACAACCTCTAGAGGAAAGCTTCCACAAGGAAGataaaagaaaggaattgtttttttCGCTCTGGCTCATCCCTCCCCCTTGTGCTGATTTTCTTGTCATCTCTTAGCAAAATCAACAAAACAGCATCTGTACTGAGGTGTTTCCCAGGGTGGGTTCCTAAATGGGGCCAAAGGAAggttttctgccagggaaaaaaagggagaaatgtgGGATTTGTTCAGAGAGTTGAAAACATGACAGTTTCTAAGCACTGGAAATCCAGAGGCTGTAAAAACAGAATTTGCAGTTTTAATGGTCCATTGTCCTCCCTCTTCCCCCTGCTGACTTGTcacatcccagctgcagaggagtAGATTATGGAAAGAAGACTGCAGGGAGTGTTGGAGGCATAATCCCAGAGACAGGAAGAAAGGGTGATATCGGGACAAGATTTCCAGTTGTTTTCTTATCATAATGACCACAAATAGCTCTGTagtctgaaataaatgggcaggagatctttctcctttttaaggccttttttaaaaagaatcagctcaggtggggagaaatcgacgggtcgcgcccacgccgccggtgctcccaggagtggcacggaggaggctTGAAGGCCTGGCTAGGGGGGCTACAGGtagagctgccggtgctcttctgggtgttcagtctagagcaggcttgaacaggtttgagaaaaaaggaaaaaaatcacagtccagggaacttctttgcctcagctagctaaaactaactaaaagcaaaaaaaaaaaaaaaaaaaaggggaaaaggagctCTGTTCGGCTGTCTGTCtatctgcagacaacacagtctagaagcaggaatgtggaggagtgagagcagtctgaaaataaactgcgcgcttcttgcctcccctcttcactgtctggaagagagtcttaaaggtgtaaaacttattattcggtataaacagaacaagacgattggggataaaagcatcatatagtcaacctaGGACATTCTACTCCTTATCTTCATATCGTCagcttactactaaaactaatatatattctaactctacaaacacatacattatacatctaatatatagctatacacagacaatggtggtaacattcagcaaacagtgatatttatacatagttCTCACtcaacaatcagatctccttgaggtacacatcgtgtttttctctctttttgcaTTATCTACTATGTATAATTTGGTCTCTGAGCTAAAACAACTTcgcgaatgggtttgtctgtactcgaggcaggattgatctAAATTGTCTTCTTTAACAAACTCCTGACATGTATTACTGGGACTTTGTCTCTATCTACTCTATGTAAAGGCTCAGATTGGGCAGGGTTCACTCGGTTAGTAGAGCTTCGGGTATTAATTAACCAGGTGGCTTTTGCCAGatgctgcttttaatttttgaaagatctcTCActtaaggcttttaaggtggtttttagcagccTATTGTACCTTTCTAttttgcctgcagctggtgcatggtaggggatatggtataCTCAGTCAATGCTATGTTCTTTGGCCtaggtgctgataaggctgtttTTGAAATGAGTCTTGTTGTCTGATTCAATCTTTTCAAGGGTACTATGTCTCTACAGGACTTGCTTTTTAAGgtccaggatggtgttacgggcagtagcatgCAGCACAGGATAGGTCTCTAACtaccctgtggtggcttctaccattgtgagcacgtagcgcttgctttggtgtgtctggggcagtgtgatgtagtcaatctgccaggcttCCTTATACTTGTACTGGGACTACTGCCTACTATACTATAGGGGCTTCACCTTCTTGGcttgtttgatggcagcacacgtcccacagtcgtggataacttGAGAAATATTGTCTATGGTTAAATCTACCTTTCGGTCTCGTGCttacttataggtggcatctctaccctgatgacttgaggcatcatgggcctatcgagctaggaataactcttcCTTGTGCTCTTAATTTAGGTTTATTTTGGACACCCTTATCTTTGCAGCttggtctacctgctcattgttttggtgttttttgttggttctactcttggggacatgggcatctacatggcggactTTCACACATAGCTTTCTTACtctggtagcgatgtctttccactcttcaacagcctAAATTGGTTTTCTTCTACGCTGCTAATTAGCTTCTTTctacctctccagccatccccacagagcgttGGTTATTATTtatgaatcagtgtagaggtagagctttggctaCCTcactctttcagcaatgtccaaggccagttgaacagctttgagttcagcaagttggcttgatctACTTTTTCTTTTAGTGGTTTCTGCAACTTGTTGTGTGGGGCTCTATACGGTTGCTTTCTACTTCTGATTCATTCTTATTATGCGGCAGGAACTATCAGTAAAAAGAGTATATTGTGTTTTTTctgctggcag encodes:
- the LOC135291754 gene encoding zinc finger protein 239-like yields the protein MSKKKPYKCSECGKSFRQSNHLLRHQMIHTGEWPCKCGACGKGFSCSSDLTVHQRVHTGERPYECSGCGKRFRISFHLLLRERIHTEERPFRCPDCGKALKQNSHLVIHRCTHTGERPYECSECGKRFQTSSHLLLHERIHTEERPFRCPDCGKGFKQNSHLVIHWRTHTGERPYECPQCGMSITQRSALTKHQRKHQ